One segment of Clostridium ljungdahlii DSM 13528 DNA contains the following:
- a CDS encoding MarR family winged helix-turn-helix transcriptional regulator has translation MDDNKSIVIMREIKTILCFLKKNMKNSFNNFNLTAPQGMLIEILCRYGEMKISDLSNKMGLSSSTVSGIVDRLEKQGLVKRTRSDEDRRVVYVDVTDKFKNGFQGNFKKIEQEFENMMNKASPGEIDSILNGLHILKNLVSKKK, from the coding sequence ATGGATGATAATAAAAGTATTGTAATAATGAGGGAAATAAAAACAATACTATGTTTTTTAAAAAAGAACATGAAAAATAGTTTTAATAATTTTAATCTTACTGCACCTCAAGGAATGCTTATTGAAATATTGTGCAGATATGGTGAGATGAAAATAAGTGATTTGAGTAACAAGATGGGACTATCAAGTAGCACTGTTTCCGGGATTGTAGATAGGTTAGAAAAACAAGGACTAGTAAAAAGGACTAGAAGTGATGAGGATAGAAGAGTAGTTTATGTAGATGTAACTGATAAGTTTAAAAATGGATTCCAGGGGAATTTTAAAAAAATTGAGCAAGAATTTGAGAATATGATGAATAAAGCTTCCCCAGGGGAAATTGATAGTATACTTAATGGACTTCATATATTAAAAAATTTAGTTAGTAAGAAGAAATAA
- a CDS encoding DUF4489 domain-containing protein, whose protein sequence is MNSMSRYYYKDDCNPCKEDFDPCKHHFDPCKSKKIGATIIKCSCPNSITIPAATVLGTAFTLTSLTINGCKFDNPCIKLEFASNLVAAVAFTGTINFQVFKQCRNQITPTPVGPAYTFNLVALLSSQTFSFFVCDCDCSCFNDCCTYTVVATVTSAVTVGTLSINNAMLGAIVTSGSESCC, encoded by the coding sequence ATGAATTCTATGTCAAGATATTATTATAAAGACGATTGCAACCCTTGCAAAGAGGATTTTGATCCTTGTAAGCATCACTTTGATCCTTGTAAAAGCAAAAAAATAGGTGCTACCATTATAAAATGCAGCTGCCCTAATTCAATTACAATACCAGCTGCCACAGTTTTAGGAACAGCCTTTACTCTTACTTCCTTAACAATAAATGGTTGCAAATTCGATAATCCATGTATTAAGCTTGAATTTGCCAGTAACCTTGTTGCAGCCGTGGCATTTACTGGTACTATAAATTTCCAAGTGTTTAAACAATGCAGGAATCAAATTACACCTACTCCTGTTGGACCAGCTTACACTTTTAACTTAGTAGCATTACTTTCTAGTCAAACATTTTCCTTCTTCGTTTGCGATTGCGACTGCAGCTGCTTTAACGATTGCTGTACGTATACCGTAGTGGCAACTGTTACTAGTGCAGTTACCGTTGGAACGCTTTCTATAAACAATGCTATGCTAGGAGCAATAGTTACATCTGGATCAGAGTCATGCTGCTAA
- a CDS encoding CsxC family protein — MDNANFCPEPTCSARVISADTLSGANNYPLPRGAYKVPKVLAEFVVQLDSESKIRLNEPAYEIKRIEKQIFLTECRYIAPTDKVFIQGYIRKNIEYAAKECITRSGISGAIRDTTVHIPIKAYTQVNFTNLPRVFPNLPPVVARYFDAKRKGKNIREADRGNIEIFNEPVFCELEWSAIFDADIDDKGMPIEGFRNEEEFQEFTDKSVVYLCLKLLQKQQVWSLDDKTGKCCGRNDIKKSTRSDDMPLKSNWNFSINDFIQRK; from the coding sequence ATGGATAATGCTAATTTTTGTCCTGAACCTACTTGTAGTGCTAGAGTTATAAGTGCAGATACACTATCAGGTGCTAATAATTATCCTTTACCAAGAGGAGCATACAAGGTTCCAAAGGTTCTTGCAGAATTTGTAGTTCAATTGGATTCAGAATCAAAAATCAGACTCAATGAGCCTGCTTATGAAATAAAAAGAATAGAAAAACAAATATTTTTAACTGAATGCAGATATATCGCTCCAACAGATAAAGTTTTTATTCAAGGCTATATAAGAAAAAATATAGAATATGCTGCAAAAGAATGCATAACTCGTTCTGGGATAAGTGGAGCTATTAGGGATACTACCGTTCATATTCCAATTAAAGCATACACTCAAGTAAATTTCACTAATTTACCAAGAGTTTTTCCAAATCTTCCTCCAGTAGTAGCTAGATATTTTGATGCAAAAAGAAAAGGAAAAAATATAAGAGAAGCAGACAGGGGAAATATTGAAATTTTTAATGAGCCTGTTTTTTGTGAACTTGAATGGTCTGCAATTTTTGATGCAGATATTGACGATAAGGGCATGCCAATTGAAGGATTTAGGAATGAAGAAGAATTTCAAGAGTTTACTGATAAGTCAGTAGTATATCTATGCTTAAAATTATTGCAAAAGCAGCAAGTTTGGTCTTTAGATGATAAAACTGGCAAGTGCTGTGGTAGAAATGATATTAAAAAATCAACTAGAAGTGATGATATGCCATTAAAATCTAATTGGAATTTTTCCATTAATGATTTTATTCAAAGAAAATAG
- a CDS encoding chemotaxis protein CheX: MDVKYINPFFDAFLNVMPELGINDIKRGKISLRGKTIESMGVLIIIGIVGDLKGNIIYETTIENAKAIASKMMMGAPVKELDEMAQSAIEELTNMLTANASTSFSNEGIRIDISTPTLMYGNFKASSNADKTICVEMIIDGLSFRVNVAIEKCK; encoded by the coding sequence ATGGATGTCAAATATATAAATCCATTTTTTGATGCGTTTTTAAATGTTATGCCTGAACTTGGAATAAATGATATAAAAAGAGGAAAGATTAGTCTTAGGGGAAAGACTATAGAAAGTATGGGAGTTTTAATTATTATTGGAATTGTAGGCGATTTGAAAGGTAACATTATATATGAAACTACTATAGAAAATGCAAAAGCTATAGCTTCTAAGATGATGATGGGAGCTCCAGTTAAAGAATTAGATGAAATGGCACAAAGTGCAATTGAAGAGCTTACAAATATGCTTACAGCCAATGCATCCACATCATTTTCAAATGAAGGTATTAGGATAGATATATCAACCCCTACATTGATGTATGGAAATTTTAAAGCTTCATCAAATGCAGATAAGACTATATGTGTGGAAATGATTATAGATGGTCTTTCATTTCGAGTAAATGTTGCAATAGAGAAATGTAAGTAA
- a CDS encoding LysE family translocator, with protein MLINLFKGILIGLITGMPLGPIGAMCLRNTITFGRKCGLVSGLGSALTDTIYATIAALGFILIEKFILIHKLYFHIIGGIILICFGVYSFIKKSPSKDIDKTGNIKSYSPNGSMFKAFISTFFIALANPATIFSFIAVFTGLRLAHIGQEPDHKLLLIIGVFIGSMLWWILLVFTMGKFNNKLNVKNVKFIDKILSSIIIFSGVVIILAGFKYFGPMKPHFILHSKIFKIFLNIKYNMSIHH; from the coding sequence ATGTTAATAAATTTATTTAAAGGAATACTTATAGGATTGATAACAGGTATGCCCTTAGGCCCCATTGGTGCAATGTGCCTTAGAAACACTATCACATTTGGACGTAAATGTGGTTTAGTCTCCGGACTCGGTTCAGCACTTACAGACACTATTTATGCAACAATTGCAGCATTAGGTTTTATATTAATAGAAAAATTCATTCTTATTCATAAATTGTATTTTCATATAATAGGAGGGATTATATTAATTTGTTTTGGTGTCTACTCTTTTATTAAAAAAAGTCCGAGCAAAGATATAGATAAAACAGGAAATATAAAATCTTATTCACCTAACGGTTCTATGTTTAAAGCTTTTATATCAACATTTTTTATTGCTCTAGCAAACCCGGCAACAATTTTTTCTTTTATAGCTGTATTTACAGGGCTGCGCTTGGCACATATCGGACAAGAACCAGATCATAAATTACTTTTGATAATAGGAGTATTTATAGGAAGCATGTTGTGGTGGATTCTATTAGTATTTACCATGGGTAAATTTAATAATAAGCTTAATGTAAAAAATGTAAAATTTATAGATAAAATTTTAAGCTCGATAATAATTTTTTCAGGAGTTGTAATAATTTTAGCAGGCTTCAAATATTTTGGTCCAATGAAACCTCATTTTATATTACATTCCAAAATATTTAAAATATTTTTAAATATTAAATATAATATGTCAATACATCATTAA
- a CDS encoding cell wall-binding repeat-containing protein gives MKKICILFCFLFITFFMAAQDSAAAPSNIRFGGMNRYETSVNVSKSNFEKSEYVVLVSGENFPDAISAAPLAKKYNAPILITEGTNLNSNVDEEIKRLGAKNVFIVGGNGAVSQNIEEQLTALNIQVTRISGQDRYETSTKVAENIGTSNGVVLASGENFPDALSIASIAAAKQMPILLTQSKILPDSVKYYISNNSISKSYVVGGTDVINANVVKDLPNMKRLSGIDRYETNLNVINEFLEDFNFNNLYLAYGGDFPDALCASAAAAKDFAPIVLVSKSYTKAQSLIRSKIDSIASLKILGGTFAIPDTLVQSILYPNKTVLGYTTYYYVGDSSSYNSIINHSQAIDSIATDTYIMDSTGNIKGLVPYNQVNYANDNKIKTYAMVSNSFNADTAKGVLENSTNRQKLINNILQSLKANNYKGVNIDIENVYYYDRNYFTTFMTELYNTLNPQGFEVTIALPAKTSDSMWQSWIGAYDYAALAKVSDKIILMTYDEHWSGGAPGAIASIGWVQNVINYAITVIPRDKILLGLAAYAYDWPSNGAKAKSYGISQAYNIASQKGAQVKWDSAAKSPYFNYTDSLGVYHTVYFENSTSISYKLDIVNNYDLGGVSIWRLGLENSDYWETISNKFNRY, from the coding sequence TTGAAAAAAATATGTATTTTATTTTGTTTTTTATTTATAACATTTTTTATGGCAGCGCAAGATTCAGCAGCAGCTCCGTCCAATATCAGATTTGGTGGAATGAACAGATATGAAACTTCGGTAAATGTTTCGAAAAGTAATTTTGAAAAATCAGAGTATGTGGTTTTAGTTTCAGGAGAAAATTTTCCAGATGCTATTTCTGCAGCACCTCTTGCAAAAAAATATAATGCACCTATTTTAATAACAGAAGGTACTAATTTAAATTCTAATGTAGATGAAGAAATTAAAAGATTAGGAGCTAAAAATGTTTTTATAGTAGGCGGTAATGGCGCAGTATCCCAAAATATTGAAGAACAATTAACTGCCCTAAATATTCAAGTTACACGTATAAGTGGACAGGACAGATATGAAACGAGCACTAAGGTGGCAGAAAATATAGGTACAAGTAATGGAGTAGTACTAGCTTCAGGAGAAAATTTCCCAGATGCTTTATCTATAGCTTCTATAGCAGCGGCAAAACAAATGCCAATACTTCTTACACAAAGTAAGATATTGCCTGATAGTGTTAAATATTATATAAGTAATAATAGTATTTCTAAAAGTTATGTAGTTGGTGGTACTGATGTAATTAATGCTAATGTTGTTAAAGATTTACCTAATATGAAAAGACTTAGTGGAATAGATAGATATGAAACAAATTTAAATGTAATAAATGAATTTTTGGAAGATTTTAATTTTAACAATCTATATTTAGCATATGGGGGAGATTTTCCAGATGCTTTATGTGCTTCAGCTGCAGCAGCAAAAGATTTTGCACCTATTGTTTTAGTTAGTAAAAGTTATACTAAGGCACAGTCCTTAATCAGATCAAAGATAGATTCAATAGCTTCATTAAAGATATTAGGTGGTACATTTGCTATACCAGATACTTTAGTACAATCTATTTTGTATCCAAATAAAACTGTACTAGGATATACTACTTACTATTATGTAGGAGATAGTTCTTCCTATAATTCTATAATAAATCATTCACAGGCAATTGATTCAATTGCTACAGATACTTATATTATGGATAGTACAGGTAATATAAAAGGTTTAGTACCATATAATCAGGTAAACTATGCAAATGATAACAAAATTAAGACATATGCCATGGTATCAAATAGTTTTAATGCAGATACAGCAAAAGGTGTACTGGAAAATTCAACAAATAGGCAAAAACTTATAAATAATATATTACAAAGTTTAAAAGCAAACAATTATAAAGGTGTAAATATTGATATAGAGAATGTTTACTATTATGATAGAAATTATTTTACCACATTTATGACCGAACTATATAATACGCTGAATCCACAAGGATTTGAAGTGACAATAGCGCTTCCTGCTAAAACAAGTGATAGTATGTGGCAGAGCTGGATTGGAGCTTATGATTATGCTGCACTTGCAAAGGTTTCAGATAAGATTATATTGATGACTTATGATGAACATTGGTCTGGCGGAGCACCTGGTGCCATAGCATCTATAGGATGGGTGCAAAATGTAATAAATTATGCAATTACAGTTATTCCTAGAGATAAAATACTATTGGGATTAGCAGCCTATGCTTATGATTGGCCATCAAATGGAGCAAAAGCAAAATCTTATGGCATAAGTCAAGCATATAATATAGCTTCACAAAAAGGTGCTCAAGTTAAATGGGATTCTGCAGCTAAAAGTCCATACTTCAATTATACTGATAGTTTAGGTGTATATCATACTGTATATTTTGAAAATAGTACAAGCATTTCATATAAGCTAGACATTGTAAATAATTATGATTTAGGTGGAGTTTCTATATGGAGATTAGGATTGGAAAACTCTGATTACTGGGAAACTATTAGTAACAAATTTAACAGATACTAA
- a CDS encoding methyl-accepting chemotaxis protein: protein MVRKISLQHKLVGILILFVIVPLLVISFLSFYMETKLVSNKAYQLTSQIAREKASFIDLHNNSLKQNIQSLSINNNIISENKADVMNALGSVNESNKDIMQCYVADETKQMLIYPESVKLPEGYDPTSRQWYKDTMAADGQVFVTKPYKDAFTGKIIITIAKKVTFSNGKQGAVGADVDLSALQKKLTETKVGETGYAILTLSDGTIIADSNNSNIMHSIKNEVEGGQKIIDEKNGNFKCGLGKKSQVIGFSQSKATGWIVVTILPQSDYAQDLNKSECISLIVLIIMLAAAVICGIFIAKYICKPLLKIQVFAKRLSLCDFTTPIKMNRHDEFADTANSLNKAQENVRSLVKVIVANFKNINASSQQLSATVQEMTSKFENINNSINRIADGSQETTASVEEITASIEEIDSSTVQLTNRTENENKTASKSQQNALSVQQNAQSAINQCKNIYKDEEEKILKAIDDGKVVLQIKEMADVIESIADQTNLLALNAAIEAQRAGEQGKGFAVVAEEVRSLAEQSSETVSTIQSTVLKVQQVFDNLSKTSHNLLQFIDKSVNMQLDNYLSTGQQYYENSKLTANNIEQVASMAEEIAATVNEITKAIGGMSEVVQKSSESTNEIRNAINDATEKMAQFGKNMQSQAELAETLNSTIKKFKI from the coding sequence ATGGTAAGGAAAATTTCATTACAGCATAAATTGGTGGGAATATTGATACTTTTTGTTATAGTACCATTATTAGTAATATCATTTTTATCTTTTTACATGGAAACAAAACTTGTAAGTAACAAGGCTTATCAACTAACTAGTCAAATAGCAAGAGAAAAAGCTTCATTTATTGATTTACATAACAATTCCTTAAAACAGAATATACAGTCTTTATCAATTAATAATAATATAATAAGTGAAAATAAAGCTGATGTAATGAATGCTCTTGGGAGCGTAAATGAGAGCAATAAAGATATAATGCAGTGCTATGTAGCAGATGAAACAAAACAGATGTTAATATATCCTGAAAGTGTTAAGCTGCCAGAAGGTTATGATCCAACTAGTAGACAGTGGTATAAAGATACCATGGCTGCAGATGGACAAGTATTTGTAACTAAACCTTATAAAGATGCATTTACTGGTAAGATTATTATAACTATTGCAAAAAAAGTAACTTTTAGTAATGGAAAACAAGGTGCTGTGGGAGCAGATGTGGATTTATCTGCTTTGCAGAAAAAGTTAACGGAAACTAAAGTCGGAGAAACTGGATATGCCATACTTACTTTAAGTGATGGAACAATAATTGCAGACTCCAATAATAGTAACATAATGCACAGTATAAAAAATGAAGTTGAGGGTGGACAAAAAATTATAGATGAGAAAAATGGTAACTTTAAGTGTGGTTTAGGGAAAAAATCTCAAGTAATTGGATTTAGCCAATCCAAAGCAACAGGATGGATAGTTGTGACCATTCTTCCACAAAGTGATTATGCACAGGATTTAAATAAGAGTGAATGCATAAGCCTTATAGTTCTTATAATTATGTTAGCAGCTGCAGTGATTTGTGGAATATTCATTGCAAAATACATATGTAAACCGCTTTTAAAGATACAGGTATTTGCCAAAAGGTTATCTTTATGTGATTTTACTACTCCTATAAAAATGAACAGACATGATGAATTTGCAGATACTGCTAATTCCTTAAACAAAGCTCAAGAAAATGTAAGGTCACTAGTTAAAGTAATAGTTGCAAATTTTAAAAATATTAATGCTTCAAGTCAGCAGCTTTCTGCAACGGTTCAGGAAATGACGTCAAAATTTGAAAATATAAATAATTCCATAAATCGTATAGCAGATGGATCTCAGGAAACAACTGCTTCTGTAGAAGAAATTACTGCATCTATAGAAGAGATAGATTCCAGTACAGTACAGCTTACAAATAGGACTGAAAATGAAAATAAAACCGCAAGTAAATCTCAACAAAATGCTCTCTCTGTTCAACAAAATGCTCAAAGTGCCATAAACCAATGTAAAAATATCTATAAGGATGAGGAGGAAAAGATATTAAAAGCTATAGATGATGGAAAAGTAGTTTTACAAATAAAAGAAATGGCGGATGTAATAGAAAGTATTGCAGATCAAACTAACTTATTAGCATTAAATGCAGCTATTGAAGCACAAAGGGCTGGTGAGCAGGGAAAAGGATTTGCTGTAGTTGCTGAAGAAGTGAGAAGTCTAGCAGAACAGTCTTCTGAAACAGTTTCTACAATTCAAAGTACGGTATTAAAGGTTCAGCAAGTTTTTGATAATCTTTCAAAAACTAGTCATAATTTGCTGCAATTTATTGATAAAAGCGTAAATATGCAATTGGATAACTATTTGAGTACAGGACAACAATATTATGAAAACTCTAAACTTACAGCTAATAATATAGAACAAGTGGCTTCTATGGCTGAAGAAATAGCAGCTACAGTAAATGAGATTACAAAGGCTATTGGCGGCATGTCTGAAGTTGTACAAAAGTCTTCGGAAAGTACCAATGAAATTCGAAATGCTATAAATGATGCAACAGAGAAAATGGCTCAATTTGGTAAAAATATGCAAAGTCAAGCAGAATTAGCTGAGACTTTAAATAGTACAATTAAAAAATTTAAGATTTAA
- a CDS encoding response regulator: MKDIKVVVVDDSPFSIALLRDMLTDNGLDVVGEATSLEETIEVVGKLRPNIVTMDMTIPGTDGIECTKAIHSIDPNINVIIVSSMMDDEIVKKAKKNHACGYIQKPVDPEELTLLINRIMADDELFKDLDEVYYKVYKESFMDVFNKLMKTVPKFGEESNSDVELVSRGISVVMGIIGKYSGRMLLDMSYDTAEKLSEFALRRKPKDAEEMLNIMGEICNMVAGNASSVLNRKDKLLGLRVAPPSIFYGNSINISKAELDTTTSSVANTEFGEIYVNVGFQRGSGEWMSNI; encoded by the coding sequence ATGAAAGATATTAAAGTAGTAGTTGTGGATGATTCACCTTTTTCAATTGCATTACTCAGGGATATGCTTACTGATAATGGACTTGATGTTGTTGGTGAAGCTACTTCCCTTGAAGAGACTATTGAAGTGGTAGGTAAATTAAGACCAAATATTGTAACAATGGATATGACTATACCAGGTACAGATGGTATTGAATGTACTAAAGCAATTCATTCTATAGATCCAAACATAAATGTCATAATAGTAAGTTCAATGATGGATGATGAAATAGTGAAAAAAGCTAAAAAAAATCATGCTTGTGGATATATTCAAAAACCGGTTGACCCTGAAGAACTTACTTTATTGATAAATAGAATAATGGCAGATGATGAATTATTTAAGGATCTTGATGAAGTTTATTACAAGGTTTATAAAGAGTCCTTTATGGATGTTTTTAATAAATTAATGAAAACAGTACCAAAGTTTGGCGAAGAGAGTAACTCGGATGTAGAGCTAGTATCCAGGGGGATATCAGTTGTTATGGGCATTATAGGTAAGTATTCAGGAAGAATGTTGCTAGACATGTCTTATGATACTGCAGAGAAACTTTCTGAATTTGCATTAAGGAGAAAGCCTAAAGATGCAGAGGAAATGTTAAACATTATGGGAGAAATTTGCAACATGGTAGCAGGAAATGCATCCTCTGTACTCAATAGAAAAGATAAATTGTTAGGACTGCGTGTAGCACCTCCAAGTATATTTTATGGAAATTCCATAAATATATCTAAAGCAGAATTAGATACAACTACATCTTCTGTAGCTAATACTGAATTTGGTGAGATCTATGTAAACGTAGGATTTCAAAGGGGGTCTGGAGAATGGATGTCAAATATATAA
- a CDS encoding GH3 auxin-responsive promoter family protein produces the protein MVKKRFNRQTQNCRKVNEKVLFKILKSNAKSEIGIKFNFKDIKSIDDFKKQVPLTQYGYYESYIERMANGQKNILTSDNVEYFGHTSGTTGKQKLIPCTKRGRKIASKYMALLINKYSYDNFKENWNYGKGLMIADIVMTTYTKGGIPICSATSGGMNGIKYILPYLYTSPLEVMTIKDREDALYLHLLFALEEVKLLYISGVFISNILDLFRVLESKYESLVRDIRRGCIRSSLNIDENTRINLNKHLSPNASRADQLEREFKKGFKGISVRIWPNMAYIATVTGANFSIYDDKVNYYTNSLPIYSPGYAATEAMIGINPYVNKIRYVIIPDTVFYEFIPIKEKNKKSEDTFCLDELEIGEKYEIVITNYAGLYRYRMGDVIKVVDFYNNCPEIEFLYRKNQVLNMAAEKTNEEQLTNAIRNTMKKLDLNLVDYTTIPDNSITPGRYSFYFEFKNNIPNYKVKLLEETLDYEIRKSNLAYDRARNNKRLGRVKVMLLAPNTFNLVKESLFNKGVSKNQIKIPRVAINNRNILNIVNKSKIL, from the coding sequence ATAGTAAAAAAAAGGTTTAATAGACAAACACAAAATTGTAGAAAGGTGAATGAAAAAGTACTATTTAAAATATTAAAATCAAATGCTAAAAGTGAAATAGGGATTAAGTTTAATTTTAAAGATATTAAGTCCATAGATGATTTTAAAAAACAAGTTCCACTAACACAATATGGATATTATGAAAGCTATATAGAGCGAATGGCAAATGGTCAAAAGAATATTTTAACAAGTGACAATGTGGAATACTTTGGCCATACATCAGGAACTACAGGTAAACAAAAATTAATTCCTTGTACTAAAAGAGGTAGAAAAATTGCTTCAAAGTATATGGCACTTCTTATTAATAAATATTCTTATGATAACTTTAAGGAAAATTGGAATTATGGAAAAGGATTAATGATAGCTGATATAGTTATGACAACTTACACTAAAGGTGGGATTCCAATATGCTCTGCTACTTCTGGAGGAATGAATGGTATAAAGTATATATTGCCATATTTATATACTTCGCCACTAGAAGTTATGACAATAAAAGATAGGGAAGATGCTCTTTACCTTCACTTATTATTTGCGTTAGAAGAAGTTAAACTTTTATATATAAGTGGGGTTTTTATCTCCAATATTTTAGATTTATTTAGAGTCTTGGAGAGTAAATATGAAAGTTTAGTAAGGGATATAAGAAGAGGATGCATAAGGAGCAGCTTAAATATTGATGAAAATACTAGAATAAATTTAAATAAGCATCTTTCACCTAATGCCAGTAGGGCTGATCAATTAGAGAGAGAATTTAAGAAAGGATTTAAGGGGATAAGCGTTAGAATATGGCCTAATATGGCCTATATTGCTACAGTAACTGGAGCAAACTTTTCAATATATGATGATAAAGTTAACTATTATACTAATTCACTCCCAATCTATTCTCCAGGTTATGCTGCTACGGAAGCTATGATTGGAATTAATCCTTATGTAAATAAGATAAGATATGTAATTATTCCTGACACTGTTTTTTATGAGTTTATTCCTATTAAAGAGAAAAATAAAAAAAGCGAGGATACCTTTTGCTTAGATGAATTAGAAATAGGAGAAAAATATGAAATAGTTATTACTAATTATGCAGGCCTTTATAGATACAGAATGGGTGATGTTATTAAGGTGGTGGATTTTTATAATAATTGTCCAGAAATTGAATTTTTATATAGGAAAAATCAAGTACTTAATATGGCAGCAGAAAAGACTAATGAAGAACAATTGACTAATGCAATAAGAAATACAATGAAAAAATTAGACTTAAACCTAGTAGATTATACTACGATACCAGATAACTCAATTACACCTGGAAGGTACAGTTTTTATTTTGAATTTAAAAATAATATACCTAATTATAAAGTCAAGCTATTAGAAGAGACATTGGATTATGAAATAAGAAAATCAAACTTGGCCTATGATAGAGCAAGGAATAATAAGAGATTAGGTAGGGTAAAAGTAATGCTTTTGGCACCAAACACTTTTAACTTAGTAAAGGAATCCTTGTTTAATAAAGGAGTATCAAAAAATCAAATTAAGATTCCAAGAGTTGCAATTAATAATAGAAATATATTAAATATTGTTAATAAATCAAAAATACTGTAG